A genomic window from Betta splendens chromosome 17, fBetSpl5.4, whole genome shotgun sequence includes:
- the ssx2ipa gene encoding synovial sarcoma, X breakpoint 2 interacting protein a isoform X2, producing the protein MYELLQIHRRNMCTLEALEKEQLKKSSSLEHMQMSNSRLKDQLELSIREKSGLHETERQLQLKIKTLQNCLKTEKDEVQKLQSIISSRASQYNHDAKRKEREAAKLKERLGQLLVDRKDKKLAIDVLNCLGRSDGKRSHWKTAKTTSSHEGEMYKSLLSDYEASQKALMVENAELKKVLQQMKKEIMHILSTRQSPIKGADADDSHEQADSDGEEKAGDCSRETLDQSCEHAKEQLTNSIRQQWRKLRSHMEKLDSQASQMQNHLDSNKEVIPREAHEDEMERMRCEVQQCKEFIHAQQQLLQQQLNPSFDDETAALLNDCYTLEEKERLKEEWRLFEEQKRNFERERKNFTEAAIRLGREKKAFEEDRASWLKNQFLNMTPFTDRRRCSSSDGHSALSIKSEPETRMSSTKSRVAKSSTYATFSTPKPAQNAFVPSTAELYRTLRLIPDSSSSRPSNRGRWQESSAIEDGDALKSKHRARCGDLSIFSLGEDENSLS; encoded by the exons ATGTACGAGTTGCTACAGATCCACAGGCGAAACATGTGCACTTTGGAAGCGCTGGAGAAAGAACAGCTGAAAAAGTCAAGCTCCTTGGAACATATGCAAATGAGCAACTCCAGATTAAAG GATCAGCTGGAACTATCGATAAGGGAGAAATCAGGTCTACATGAGACAGAACGTCAGCTGCAACTGAAAATCAAGACTTTGCAGAACTGCTTGAAAACTGAAAAAGATGAG GTTCAGAAGCTCCAGAGTATCATTTCTAGTCGTGCCTCTCAGTACAACCATGATGcgaagaggaaagagagagaagctgcaAAGCTCAAGGAACGTCTGGGACAGCTACTGGTTGACAGAAAGGATAAGAAACTTG CTATTGATGTACTAAATTGTTTGGGACGGTCAGATGGAAAAAGAAGCCACTGGAAGACTGCTAAAACAACATCTAG CCATGAAGGTGAGATGTACAAATCTTTGCTCAGTGACTATGAAGCGAGTCAAAAAGCTCTGATGGTTGAGAACGCTGAGCTTAAGAAAGTCCTCcagcagatgaagaaggagATCATGCATATCCTGAGCACACGCCAGTCGCCTATAAAAGGAGCAGATGCTGACGACAGCCATGAGCAG GCTGATTCAGATGGAGAGGAGAAGGCAGGTGACTGTAGCCGTGAAACGCTGGACCAGTCGTGTGAGCACGCTAAAGAACAGCTGACCAACAGTATCCGCCAGCAGTGGAGAAAACTGAGGAGCCACATGGAGAAGTTAGACAGCCAAG CATCTCAAATGCAGAATCATTTGGACTCCAACAAGGAGGTGATACCAAGGGAAGCACATGAGGATGAGATGGAGAGGATGAGGTGTGAAGTTCAGCAATGCAAAGAGTTTATTcacgcacagcagcagctcctccag CAACAACTCAACCCATCATTTGACGATGAGACTGCGGCTCTTCTAAATGACTGCTACacactggaggagaaagagcgtCTTAAAGAGGAATGGAGGCTTTTTGAGGAACAGAAGAGAAACTTTGAAAGAGAGCGTAAGAACTTCACAGAGGCTGCCATTCGCCTGGGGCGAGAG AAAAAGGCCTTTGAAGAGGACCGTGCCTCCTGGCTCAAGAATCAGTTTTTGAACATGACTCCTTTCACAGACCGCAGGAGATGCTCCTCGTCTGATGGGCATAGTGCCTTAtcaatca AAAGTGAGCCAGAGACAAGAATGTCATCAACAAAGTCTCGGGTGGCCAAATCGTCAACATATGCTACATTCTCCACTCCTAAACCTGCACAAAATGCTTTTGTGCCATCTACAGCGGAACTTTACCGGACACTCCGCCTGATACCAGACAGCAG TTCTTCCAGACCTTCAAATCGAGGCCGCTGGCAGGAATCCAGCGCAATTGAAGATGGAGATGCTCTGAAGTCTAAACACAGAGCTCGATGTGGAGACTTGAGCATTTTCTCTCTGGGTGAAGATGAGAACAGCCTCAGCTGA
- the ssx2ipa gene encoding synovial sarcoma, X breakpoint 2 interacting protein a isoform X1: MGEWWTPVPTETSMGNYDISSISHVTMSPSRQNNVLSMYPSVALSKSSYSVISAFCTEDNITQCISYINQELASLGLSSTCIEASSPGGASLNTVPALNAMYELLQIHRRNMCTLEALEKEQLKKSSSLEHMQMSNSRLKDQLELSIREKSGLHETERQLQLKIKTLQNCLKTEKDEVQKLQSIISSRASQYNHDAKRKEREAAKLKERLGQLLVDRKDKKLAIDVLNCLGRSDGKRSHWKTAKTTSSHEGEMYKSLLSDYEASQKALMVENAELKKVLQQMKKEIMHILSTRQSPIKGADADDSHEQADSDGEEKAGDCSRETLDQSCEHAKEQLTNSIRQQWRKLRSHMEKLDSQASQMQNHLDSNKEVIPREAHEDEMERMRCEVQQCKEFIHAQQQLLQQQLNPSFDDETAALLNDCYTLEEKERLKEEWRLFEEQKRNFERERKNFTEAAIRLGREKKAFEEDRASWLKNQFLNMTPFTDRRRCSSSDGHSALSIKSEPETRMSSTKSRVAKSSTYATFSTPKPAQNAFVPSTAELYRTLRLIPDSSSSRPSNRGRWQESSAIEDGDALKSKHRARCGDLSIFSLGEDENSLS; the protein is encoded by the exons ATGGGAGAGTGGTGGACACCAGTGCCAACGGAGACCTCTATGG GAAACTATGATATCTCCAGCATATCCCATGTGACCATGTCTCCCTCGAGACAAAACAACGTTCTCTCAATGTATCCCTCTGTGGCTCTATCTAAAAGTTCCTACAGTGTGATAAGTGCCTTCTGTACAGAGGATAATATTACTCAGTGCATTTCATACATCAATCAG GAGCTTGCCTCCCTAGGCCTGTCTTCCACATGTATCGAGGCCAGCTCACCAGGGGGAGCCAGCTTGAACACAGTGCCAGCTCTGAACGCCATGTACGAGTTGCTACAGATCCACAGGCGAAACATGTGCACTTTGGAAGCGCTGGAGAAAGAACAGCTGAAAAAGTCAAGCTCCTTGGAACATATGCAAATGAGCAACTCCAGATTAAAG GATCAGCTGGAACTATCGATAAGGGAGAAATCAGGTCTACATGAGACAGAACGTCAGCTGCAACTGAAAATCAAGACTTTGCAGAACTGCTTGAAAACTGAAAAAGATGAG GTTCAGAAGCTCCAGAGTATCATTTCTAGTCGTGCCTCTCAGTACAACCATGATGcgaagaggaaagagagagaagctgcaAAGCTCAAGGAACGTCTGGGACAGCTACTGGTTGACAGAAAGGATAAGAAACTTG CTATTGATGTACTAAATTGTTTGGGACGGTCAGATGGAAAAAGAAGCCACTGGAAGACTGCTAAAACAACATCTAG CCATGAAGGTGAGATGTACAAATCTTTGCTCAGTGACTATGAAGCGAGTCAAAAAGCTCTGATGGTTGAGAACGCTGAGCTTAAGAAAGTCCTCcagcagatgaagaaggagATCATGCATATCCTGAGCACACGCCAGTCGCCTATAAAAGGAGCAGATGCTGACGACAGCCATGAGCAG GCTGATTCAGATGGAGAGGAGAAGGCAGGTGACTGTAGCCGTGAAACGCTGGACCAGTCGTGTGAGCACGCTAAAGAACAGCTGACCAACAGTATCCGCCAGCAGTGGAGAAAACTGAGGAGCCACATGGAGAAGTTAGACAGCCAAG CATCTCAAATGCAGAATCATTTGGACTCCAACAAGGAGGTGATACCAAGGGAAGCACATGAGGATGAGATGGAGAGGATGAGGTGTGAAGTTCAGCAATGCAAAGAGTTTATTcacgcacagcagcagctcctccag CAACAACTCAACCCATCATTTGACGATGAGACTGCGGCTCTTCTAAATGACTGCTACacactggaggagaaagagcgtCTTAAAGAGGAATGGAGGCTTTTTGAGGAACAGAAGAGAAACTTTGAAAGAGAGCGTAAGAACTTCACAGAGGCTGCCATTCGCCTGGGGCGAGAG AAAAAGGCCTTTGAAGAGGACCGTGCCTCCTGGCTCAAGAATCAGTTTTTGAACATGACTCCTTTCACAGACCGCAGGAGATGCTCCTCGTCTGATGGGCATAGTGCCTTAtcaatca AAAGTGAGCCAGAGACAAGAATGTCATCAACAAAGTCTCGGGTGGCCAAATCGTCAACATATGCTACATTCTCCACTCCTAAACCTGCACAAAATGCTTTTGTGCCATCTACAGCGGAACTTTACCGGACACTCCGCCTGATACCAGACAGCAG TTCTTCCAGACCTTCAAATCGAGGCCGCTGGCAGGAATCCAGCGCAATTGAAGATGGAGATGCTCTGAAGTCTAAACACAGAGCTCGATGTGGAGACTTGAGCATTTTCTCTCTGGGTGAAGATGAGAACAGCCTCAGCTGA
- the LOC114843956 gene encoding guanine nucleotide-binding protein G(I)/G(S)/G(O) subunit gamma-5-like, whose amino-acid sequence MSSNLVVMRKIVQQLRFEASINRVKVSQAAAELQQFCIQNALHDPLLTGVSSSTNPFRPQKVCSFL is encoded by the exons ATGTCCTCAAATCTTGTAGTGATGAGAAAGATCGTACAGCAGCTTCGTTTCGAGGCGAGCATAAATCGAGTGAAG GTTTCCCAGGCAGCTGCAGAGCTTCAACAGTTCTGCATACAGAACGCCTTACACGACCCTCTGCTCACCGGCGTGTCCTCCAGCACCAACCCCTTCAGGCCGCAGAAGGTCTGCTCCTTCTTATGA